The Halorussus gelatinilyticus genome contains the following window.
GGACCCGTTCACCGCGATGAACACGGTGGGACTGGTCGCGTTCGCTCTCGTCGGCGCGACCAAGGCGATGCGCGAGGAGTTCGACGTGTTCGGCATCGCCGTCGTCGGACTCGTCACCGCCTTCGCGGGCGGGGCCACGCGCGACGTATTGGTGAACCGCGTGCCCCTCGCACTCGGGTCGCTCGGCGAAATTAGCCTCGGTTTGTTCGGCGTCGCGCTGGCGGTCGGACTGACCGTCCTCCTGGACTCGCCGGAGGACCATCCCGTCACGCTCGCCTCCGACGCCGTCGGACTCGCCGCGTTCGCCACGGCCGGGTCCATCGTGGCGACCGACGCCGGACTGTCGAGTTTCGGCGTCGTGGCGATAGCGACAATCAACGCGGTGGGCGGCGGCGCGTTCGCCGACGTGCTGTTGGACCGCTCGCCGTTCGTCCTCTTCGACGACTTCTACGCGAGTTGCGCGGTCCTCGGCGGGAGCGCGTACGTGGCCGCGGGAGTCGTCGGCGTGACGGGCGGCACCGCCGCCGCCGTCTGCGCCGCGACGACGCTCGGAACGCGATTGGCGGCGGTCAACTACGGGTGGCGACTCCCGACGGCGCAGGCGCTCGGACTGGCCCGCGAGGGTGTCGGCGAAAAATAGGTAGTCGGTCGAACCGAGCGACGAAACCGCGGTTCGCGTTACCGTGCGCGCTCGACCAGACGGCGGAGGTCGAGGTGGCCCGCGCCGTGGTAGGTCTCGCCGCCGGGCGCGTCGGTCGCCGTCTCCCGAATCAGGTTCTCGACTTCGGTCGCGCTGGCGTCGGGGCGCAGCGAGCGCACGAGTGCGATTGCGCCCGCGACCTGCGGTGCTGCCATCGACGTGCCGGCCTTCCAGCCGTATCCGGGTTCGGTCTCGCCGTTCTCGTTCGTCTCGTAGACGCTGGAGAACACGAGGTCGTAGTACCAGCCCTCGACGCCGTCCGCGTAGGCGTCGAGGTCGTAGTTCCCGCCGGCGGCGCTCACGTCCACGGCCCCGCCGTAGTTGGTGTACTTCGCGGGTTGAGCCGTCGATTTCTCCAACTTCTTGAGACCCTTGTCCTCGCGGCTCGGCTTCTCGTCGTCCCAGAGGTAGCCGATGGGACCGGTCGCGGCGACGCCGAAGATTCCCTCGACTTCGGTCGGGAGGCTGAGGACGCCCTCTTGGTCCATGTCGAGCGCGTCGTTGCCCGCGGAGTTGACGATAATCATGTCCCGCTCGCGGGCGTACTCGGCGGCGCGCCGGTACAGTTCCTTCATCTCGAGCAGGAACGGGTACTCGTCGGGGTAGACGTACGGAACCGGGTAGCCGAGGCTGATGTTCGCGGCGTCACAGCCTTTCGACGCCGCGTCCACGAGCGCCGCGATGACGTCGCCGCTCGCGCCGTCGACGCCCGAGAAGACCCGGTGAGAGAGGATTTCGGTGTCGGGCGCGGTGCCGAGGATGCCGTCGCCGCCGGCGTTCCGCCCCGCGATGATGCCCGCGACGTGCGTGCCGTGGTCGCCCGCGCCGTTCGGTCGGAAGTCGTAGGAGTCGGTCGTGAAGTTCTCGGACAACTCCTCGTTGACGACGCCTTCGAGGTCCGGGTGGTCGTAGACGCCCGTGTCCACGACCGCGACGCGGGTCCCCTCGCCGGTCGTCGCGTCTTGGACTATCCAGCTGTTACCGGGGTTCTCGGTCAGGTCGCCGACGCGCTGGGCGCGCTTGTCCCACTGGAGTTCGGTGTTGGTGGGTTCGCCACTGTCCCACGCCGGTCCCGGACTGCCGCGGCCCTTCGCCGGGTGTTCCTTCGCCGGGCCGCCGTCGGGCGTCTTGTCGTGTCGATAGACGCGCAGGTCGGCCACCGTCGAGGCCGAACCGGGGACCGCGCCGGGGTCGCCGCGCGCCGCCAGTACGTCGATCTCGGAGATGTCGTGGATGATCTCCACCTCGTCCGGAACCTCGCTGCGCGACACCTCCCGCAGGTCCACGAGGAATCGTCGGTCCGGCCCGCTCGTGCCGCCGTCGGCGCTCGCCGCACCCGTCAACAGCGCCGCACTGCCGACCGCTCCACCAGCCGCCTTCAGAAACGTCCGTCTGCTATGGTCTGACATTCCATCCCCATCCTTGATAGACTATCACTTAATATTTAGTATAAACACCTCTAAATCCCCCTACGGTTCCGGTAATTTACTCTACAGAACGGGTTGAATAGGCGGACTGCTACCGGTTTCGGCGGTCGATTCGTCAGACTGCCGCGGGAAAAAGAGACCGGCTTAGAAGTTCGGCTGTGCGAGCTCCGTCCGGTTGAGTTCGCGGTTGTGGAGCGACTCGCCGGTGTCGCGGTCGAAGAGGTGAATCGCCTCCTCGGGGACGTGGGCGACGACCGTCTGGCCGCTCTCTACGTTCCGCAGTCCCGAGACGGTGGCGACGAACGTCTCTATCTCCTCGCTACTCCCCGCAGCGTCCGCGTCGGCGAAGGTCAGGTAGACGTTGTTCTCGTCGCCCATCGGTTCGACCACGTCAACGGCCGTCTGGAACTCGTGGGGACCGTCGCCCTCCGCGGCGAGTTCGATGTCCTCGGGACGGATGCCGAGGACGAGACGCTCGTGGCCCTCCACGTCGGCGAGCAGTTCCTCGGAGAGGGGATACTCGAACTCGTCGGCGACGAGGCTCTCGCCCTGCAAGTCCACGTCGAAGAAGTTCATCGACGGTTCGCCGATGAACCCGGCGACGAAGACGTTGGCGGGTTCGTGGTAACACTCCAGCGGCGTGCCGACCTGCTGGAGTTCGCCGTCGTTCAGGATGGCGATGCGGTCGCCCATCGTCATCGCCTCGGTCTGGTCGTGGGTGACGTACACCGTGGTCACGCCGAGGTCCTCCTGCAACCGCTGGAGTTCCGTCCGCATCTGCGACCGGAGCTTCGCGTCCAGATTGCTCAGCGGTTCGTCCATCAGGAACACCTCGGGGTCCCGGACGATGGCCCGACCCAGCGCGACGCGCTGTTGCTGGCCGCCAGAGAGCTCGCCGGGCTTGCGGTCGAGCAGGTCGGCGATGCCCATCATCTCGGCGGTCTGTTCGACCTGCGCCTCGATTTCGTCGTCGGGCATGTCGGTCGATTCCTCCAGTCCGAAGCTCATGTTCTCCCGCACGGTCATGTGGGGGTAGAGCGCGTAGGACTGGAACACCATGGCGATGTCCCGCGCGGTCGGCGGTTCGTCGGTGATGGTGTGGTTGCCGAGTCGGATGTCGCCCCGCGAGACGGTTTCGAGACCGGCTATCATCCGCAGGGTCGTGGACTTGCCACACCCAGAGGGACCGACCAGCACGAGGAACTCCCCGTCGTCGATTTCGATGCGGGCGTCGTCCACCGCTACGATTCGGTCCCCGTCGTCGTCGAACCACTTCGTTACTCCGTCTAACGTCAGTTCGGCCATCGGTTCGTCCTCCGTCGTAGAGTAGTGTAAGTGTGTGTCATGTTTCGCCTGCGACTCCTTTTGCGAACTGTTCGCCGAACAGGACGTACACCAGCAGCGTCGGCAGGGCCGCGACGAACGCGCCCGCCATCTGGGTGTTGAACGATTCGACGATGCCGCCGGTGAGGCTGTTGAGCGCGATGGTCACGGGTGCGGCCGAACCGCCGCCCGACGGCAGGATGACCAGCGCGAACAGCAGGTCGTTCCAGACCTGCGTGAACTGGTAGATGAGCGTCACCGCGAACATCGGCTTCGACAGCGGCAGGACGATGTTGCGGTAGATGCTGTAGACGCTCGCGCCGTCGAGTCGCGCGGCCTCTATCATCTCGTCGGACAGCGACTGGTAGTAGCCCCGGAACAGCAGGAACGTGATGGGAATCCCGTACGCCGTGTGCGTGATGATGAGGTTGATGATGCTCGCGTAGTGCTCGCGCATCAGCGGGAGCCCCCAGAGGAACGACAGCAGTTCCTGCGTGTTCACGATGGCGTAGAGCCGCGAGAGGGGCACCAGCACCGCCTGATACGGGATGAAGATGCCCGCGATGAACAGCGCGACCAGCGCGGTCTGGTACTTCCAGTCGATGGTCGTCAGCCCGTAGGCCGCGATGGACCCCAGCGTCGCCGACAGCACCGTCGCCGGAATCGCCAACAGGAGGCTGTTTATCAGCGCGTTCGACATCTCCGCGAACGCGACCTCCCACGGTTCGAAGGTGAATCCGCCGCCGAAGGGCGGCAGGAACGGAACCGTGCGGTTGAACGCGTCGGTCGTCTTGAAAGCGGTCATCAGGCCCGCCTCTAGCGGTGCGAGGTAGAACGCGACGAGCGCGAGCAGGACCGCGTACAGCGCGGCCCGCCTGCCGTCGGTGTCTCTCACCGTCTGCTCGACTCGCTCTCGTCTGGTGTGGTCCTCGGGATTCGGACTGGCTGGCGGACTGCTCATAGTTCACCTCGTCGGTATTCGCTGTAGAGGTACGGCGCGACCACTGCCAGCGCCATGCCGAATAGCACGATGGCGATGGCCGACCCGTACGCCCAGTTGTTCGACCCGAACGCCTCACGGAACATCAGCGTGGCGAGGATGTCCGCGGCCGGGCCGGGGTTGTTGCCGAACATCACGTAGAGGAAGTCGAAGGCCTTCAGCGCGAACACCATCAGCACCACCGCGGCGCTCATGGTCGAGGCCCGAAGCTGTGGCAGGATGACCCGCCAGTACATCTTCAGGGTGCTCGCGCCGTCCACCTTCGCCGCCTCGTAGTGAGCGGTCGGAATCGCTCGGAGTCCCGCGAGGTACACCACCATCGCGTACCCCGAGAACTGCCAGATGAGCGCGAAGATGACCGCCGCCAGTTTCGTGTCGGGGTTCGAGATCCACTGCAAGGCGAGGAAGTCCAGCCCGAGCTGGCGGAGCGTGACGTTTATCATCCCGATTTCGGGGTTGTACATCCACGCCCAGAACTTCGCGGTCACGACGAACGACAGGCTCATCGGCAGCAGGTAGATGATTCGGAAGGTGTTCTCGAACCGTATCTCTTGGTCCACGAGGATGGCGAGCAGGAGACCGAACACGAGACAGATCGTCGTGAACGCCACCAGCAGGACCAACGTGTTCTGGGCCGCGGTCCAGAACGACGGGTCCGAGAACGCCCGGCGGTACATTTCGAGGTCGAACGCGGAAATCTTGTACTCCGGCAGCAGTAGCCCCTCGAAGTCCGTCAGCGAGATGACGAGGTTCCACCCGATGGCCCCGTAGACGAAGAAGCCCATCAGCAGGAACGGCGGGAGCCAGAACGGCATCGACTTCACGAAGTCGCTCGAAAGGAACGACCCGCCCGTGCGCGTCTCGGTCTCGGCGGGTTCGGCGGAGTCGCCGGTGACGGTGGCTCCGCCGTCAGAACGGAGTTCTGACGAGCCTCGCGGACCGTCGGCCTGCTCACCGCCGTCGGTCCGGAGTTCGGGCGAGGCTCCCGAACCCTCGCCCCGCTCGTCGCCGTCCGTCCGACCCGGATTGGCCTCCTCGCGGTTCCCAGGGGGTATCCGTCGGAGTACGTCTTTGAGTCGTTGCATGTGAAAAAGGGACAGTCGGAACCGACTTCAGTTGAACGCCTGCGTCAGTTGCTTGTAGGTCTTGTCTACGTTCCAGCCCGAGGTGAACGTGGACATCGCGTCGCCGAAGTTGCTCTTGGCTTCCGGCGGGATGGCGAGTCCGTGCTGGATGGACTTGACCTGCGACTCGGAGTTGGCGAAGTCGTCCATCTGGCGGCTGAGGAACGGCCCGAACTTGTCTTTGGGCACGTCGGTCCGCGGCGGAATCGACCCCTTCTTGGGGTTGAACCGCTCTTGAGCCTCCACGGAACCGCAGTACTGGAGGAACTTCTCGGTGGCCTTCGGCGACGGGTTGTTCTTCGGGAACGGGAACGAGTCCATGTTGAGCGCGTAGATGCCGTCAGTGCCGGGGAACGGAACCTGCCCCCAGTCCTTCTCGAACTCGAAGCCGTCCTGTCCGCGGTACATGCCCGCGGCCCAGTCGCCCTGATGGAAGAAGGCGGCTTCGCCGTTGATGACCTTCTTGTTCGCCTCGGTCCACGAGATGGAGCCGGCGTCGTCGTTGAAGTACTGCTTGTACTCCTTGACGATGCTGAGCGAGTCCTTGATGGCCTTCTTGTTCGCCTCGACCTTCCCCTCGGTGAAGGCGACGTAGGTCTCACGCCCGTACTCGCCGAGCAGGACCTGCGCCCAGAGCTGGGAGGTGGACCACGCGGACTTGGTCTGGTGGGCCATGCCGACCGCGTCGGTCTTGTTCTCGACCTTCTTCATCGCCGAGACGAGGTCACTGGGCTTCGAGATGGACGAGGGGTCCACGCCCGCCGACTCCACGACCTTCTTGTTGTAGAAGAGGTTGTTGAGTCGGTGGATGTTGATGGGGACCGTGACGAACTTCCCGCCGGGCTTGGCGACGTCCTTCGGTCCCTGCTTGTACGCGCTCTTCATGTCGTTGGTGCCCCACACGGAGTCACCGATGTCCTTCAGCTTGTTCGCGTCCACGAACGGCTGGAGGTGCGCGCCGGGCCACGCCTGCCACGAACTCGGCGGGTTTTTGTTCAGGACGCGCTTCTTGATGACCGTCTTGAGGTTCTGACCCGCACCGCCGGGGACCGGGTTCTGGTTGACCTTGATGTCCGGGTGCTTCTGCTTGAAGCCCTCGAACAGCGCCTCGACCGCCGCGGCACCGTCGCCGCCGGTCCACCAGTGCTGGACCTCCAGCGTGTTGTAGTTCGAGGAGGAGTCCTCGGTCGTGGTGTCGCCGCCGTCGGACGACTCCGTGGTCGTCTCCGAACCAGAGTCGGTGGTCGTCGTAGAGTCGCCTTCGCCACCGCCGCCCATGCAACCGGCCAGCCCGGTTACGCCGATAGTACCCGCACCGGCCGCCTTGATGTAGTCGCGCCGAGAAACGTCGGAACCTTCGTTGGCATCTGTCATACTGTAAGCCTAAGAGATAAAATGCAGTACCAGCTACTTAAGCGTTGTTGAAATTAATGCGTCTCCGAGTAAATTGTTAATCGGTAGCACAGTCTCCGAGAATAGCCCGTTCAAAGCCGTAAAGTTCCGTATTTCCGCATCTATGTTCGTGAATTTAGTCGGGTGTATACTCGAACGTACCACCCGTCTAGACGGGTATTTTATAACTACAGCCGTTGTGAACTTCGCCATCGTGACACTGGTTTGACTATCTAAGCGACGGAACGCGTCTTCGATGCCGCCGAACGGAACGGCGGCCGCTTCGAGCGCCTGCGCCCTTCGCTTCGATGCTCACGGCTCTCGTCTCGTCCCCGTCAGTGCGGCGTCGAGACCGAGTGCGCACGATATTTATCTGCGGGGGAAGGACCTTCGAACGTATGAGCGACGAGGACTACCGAATCGAAGAGGACAGTCTCGGAGAGATGCAGGTCCCGACCGACGCCTACTGGGGGGCACAGACCCAGCGCGCGCTCCAGAACTTCCCCATCTCGGGCATCACGTTCGGGCGGCGGTTCGTCCGCGCTCTCGGCGTCGTCAAGAAGTCCGCTGCGCGAGCGAACCGCGACCTCGAACTGATTCCGGAGGACAAGGCCGACGCCATCGTCGAGGCCGCCGACGAAGTCATCGAGGGCCGCCACGACGACCAGTTTCCCGTGGACGTGTTCCAGACCGGGAGCGGGACCTCCACGAACATGAACGCCAACGAGGTCATCGCCAACCGCGCCACCGAAATCTACGGCGGCGAGGTCGGCACGCGCGAGATTCACCCCAACGACCACGTCAACTTCGGCCAGTCGTCCAACGACGTGATTCCGACCGCGATGCACGTCGCGTCGCTGGAGGCCGTCGAGAAGGACCTCCTGCCCGCGCTCGACTCGCTCCGCGAAGCCCTCGAAGCCAAGGAAGCGGAGTTCGACGGCGTGGTCAAGACGGGCCGCACCCACCTGCAGGACGCCACGCCGGTCCGACTCGGACAGGAGTTCGGCGGCTACCGCACGCAGGTCGAGAAGGGACTCGCGCGCCTCGACCACGTCAGAGACCACCTCTCGGAGTTGGCCCTCGGCGGCACCGCGGTCGGCACCGGACTGAACACCCACCCCGACTTCCCGGAGAAGGCGGCCGAGTACATCTCCGAGGAGACCGGCGTCGAGTTCCGCGAGGCCGACGACCACTTCGAGGCCCAAGCCGCCCACGACGCGATGTCCGAGGCCCACGGCGCGCTCCGGACCATCGCGGGGTCGCTCAACAAGATCGCCAACGACCTGCGCCTGCTCGCCTCCGGACCCCGGAACGGACTCGGCGAGTTGGAGCAACCGGAGAACCAGCCCGGTAGCTCCATCATGCCCGGCAAAATCAACCCCGTCGTCGCCGAGGCGGTCAATCAGGTCCACAAGCAGGTCGTCGGCAACGACGCCGCCGTGAGCGCGGGCGCGGCCGAGGGCCAGATCGACCTCAACCTCTACAAGCCCGTCCTCGCGCACAACTTCCTCCAGTCCGCCGAACTGCTCGCCAACGCCAGCGAGGTGTTCGGCGAGAAGTTCGTCCGGAAACTCGAAGCCAACGAGGAACACGTCGAACGGCAGGTCGAACAGAGCATGGCGCTCGCCACGGCGCTCAACCCCCACATCGGCTACGACAAGGCCAGCGACGCCGCCAAGACCGCGCTGAAGGAGGACAAGACCGTCAAGCAGGTCGTCGTGGAGAAGGGCTACCTCAGCGAGGAGGAGGCCGAGGAGGTCATCGACCCCGAGAAGATGACCCACCGCGGGATTCTGGGTAGCGACGACTGAGTCGTACGACCCCGTCCAGCGTCGGTCCATCCGCTGCGGTTTCGCCGGAACGGGGGTGAGTCATTCCTGTGTCTGCCGAATCAGGGACAGTAGCTCCCGCGCGTCCGAGAGCTTTTTCTGACGGAGTTCTTCCCCGATGGAGGGCGAATCTAAGCCTTCGAGCGCGTTGAGCGCGCGGTCGATTCCATAGATGCTCCGGACGAGACGCTCGCCCTCCTCGTACGTGATGTCCTCGCGGTCGATTCGCTGTTTGCGTTCGAGACGCTCCCGCTTGAGTTTCGTCTTCATCGCCTCGATTCGGTCGCGCTCGTCGTCGGGAATCGTATCGAGACGCTTACACTCGAACACGAACTCGTTCAGGTCGATGGTGGTTCCCTGAACGGTGAGTTCGTCGGGAATCTCGCGTCCGACCGTCGCCGACGAACGCTGCGTCCTGTCGAGGAGCCGTCGTCGTTGGCGTTCGTTCATGGTGTTCGTGTCCGTAACTCGAACTGACGGCAGGATAAGCGTTCGGAGCAATCCGTTACTCTGAGCGAAATGACACCAACGTTTACCTTCCGAGGACCGTAGGTTCGCGCGATGAACGACGGAGAATCGGACCCGACGGAGGTGTTCGACCTCGTCGGGAATTCCACTCGGATGAACGTTCTCCGAGCGCTAGCCAGCGCCCACAGCGACGCGCCCACCGACCCGTGGCTCGAATACGGCGAACTCCAAGAGGCCGCGGGCGTCAGCGACAACGGGAACTTCAACTACCACCTCGACCAACTCGACGACCTCGTCGTGAAGCGTGAGGCGGGATACCGACTCTCGCGCATCGGAATGGGAGTCGTCTCGACGGTTACCTCCGGGTTCTTCGACCCGAAGTGGACGTGGGGACCGGTCGATGCGCCTGGGGACTGCCTCTACTGCGACGACTCGCCGCAACTCCGCTACGAGGACGGGATACTCTGGCTCGGGTGCGGAACGGACGACCACGACGTTCCCCTGTCGGTTCCGCCGAGCCTCCTCGACACGCACCCCGAGGAGGACGTGGTCGAACAGATCGCGTTCCTCGAAAACCAGTGGAGCGCGCAGACCCGCCGAGGAATCTGCTCGGAGTGTCAGGGCTACGTCGACGGTGAGATCGAGTTCGGCGGCGCACGAGCCGACCACTACCACTACCACGGACACTGTCACCGCTGCGGATTTCAACACGGCATCCCGGTGGGACTGTTCCTCGTCGGTCACCCCGCCGTCGTCAACTTCTTCTACGAACGCGGAATCGACGTTCGGGCTACCCCGTTCTGGACGTTGGAGTTCTGCAAACCCGGCAGTGAGACGGTGCTGTCCGAGAGTCCGCTCCGGTTGCGGGTGGACGTAACCCACGACGGCGAGACGCTGTCGCTCACGCTGAATCGAGAGGGATCGGTCGTCTCCACCGAGCGAACCGAAGGCCCCGCCGAAGCGAGCGCGGAACGGGAACCGTGACGAGCGGCCCGATTGCCCATCAACCGTTTCAGGCTGGCTACCGTGTCTCCTGTACAATGTCCGACAGCGACACCGCGAGGTTCGACATGACTCGCAACGAAGCGCGGGTAGTCATCGCCGCGCTCTCCGACGAGGAGATGACCGCCTCGGGCGACCGGGGGATGCGCCTCCAGAACGTGCAGGACCACCTCGCCGCGGAGTTCGACTTCGACGAACACCGAGGCGTGGAGAAGGGCGAGATGGCCGCCGAGGACGACACGGGATGGCTCGACAACGACGCCATCTTCGGCGGTAACGACCCCGACGACACCGAGGAAATCGAACTGTCCCGCGCCGAGGCCGACGTCGTGACCGACGCGCTGACCGACTTCGAGTTGGACGAGACCCACGAGAATGCCGGGACCGCCGAGAACGTGCGCCAGCGAATCGCCGACTCGTTCGACGAC
Protein-coding sequences here:
- a CDS encoding trimeric intracellular cation channel family protein, which gives rise to MNTVGLVAFALVGATKAMREEFDVFGIAVVGLVTAFAGGATRDVLVNRVPLALGSLGEISLGLFGVALAVGLTVLLDSPEDHPVTLASDAVGLAAFATAGSIVATDAGLSSFGVVAIATINAVGGGAFADVLLDRSPFVLFDDFYASCAVLGGSAYVAAGVVGVTGGTAAAVCAATTLGTRLAAVNYGWRLPTAQALGLAREGVGEK
- a CDS encoding S8 family peptidase, which translates into the protein MSDHSRRTFLKAAGGAVGSAALLTGAASADGGTSGPDRRFLVDLREVSRSEVPDEVEIIHDISEIDVLAARGDPGAVPGSASTVADLRVYRHDKTPDGGPAKEHPAKGRGSPGPAWDSGEPTNTELQWDKRAQRVGDLTENPGNSWIVQDATTGEGTRVAVVDTGVYDHPDLEGVVNEELSENFTTDSYDFRPNGAGDHGTHVAGIIAGRNAGGDGILGTAPDTEILSHRVFSGVDGASGDVIAALVDAASKGCDAANISLGYPVPYVYPDEYPFLLEMKELYRRAAEYARERDMIIVNSAGNDALDMDQEGVLSLPTEVEGIFGVAATGPIGYLWDDEKPSREDKGLKKLEKSTAQPAKYTNYGGAVDVSAAGGNYDLDAYADGVEGWYYDLVFSSVYETNENGETEPGYGWKAGTSMAAPQVAGAIALVRSLRPDASATEVENLIRETATDAPGGETYHGAGHLDLRRLVERAR
- a CDS encoding ABC transporter ATP-binding protein is translated as MAELTLDGVTKWFDDDGDRIVAVDDARIEIDDGEFLVLVGPSGCGKSTTLRMIAGLETVSRGDIRLGNHTITDEPPTARDIAMVFQSYALYPHMTVRENMSFGLEESTDMPDDEIEAQVEQTAEMMGIADLLDRKPGELSGGQQQRVALGRAIVRDPEVFLMDEPLSNLDAKLRSQMRTELQRLQEDLGVTTVYVTHDQTEAMTMGDRIAILNDGELQQVGTPLECYHEPANVFVAGFIGEPSMNFFDVDLQGESLVADEFEYPLSEELLADVEGHERLVLGIRPEDIELAAEGDGPHEFQTAVDVVEPMGDENNVYLTFADADAAGSSEEIETFVATVSGLRNVESGQTVVAHVPEEAIHLFDRDTGESLHNRELNRTELAQPNF
- a CDS encoding carbohydrate ABC transporter permease; this translates as MSSPPASPNPEDHTRRERVEQTVRDTDGRRAALYAVLLALVAFYLAPLEAGLMTAFKTTDAFNRTVPFLPPFGGGFTFEPWEVAFAEMSNALINSLLLAIPATVLSATLGSIAAYGLTTIDWKYQTALVALFIAGIFIPYQAVLVPLSRLYAIVNTQELLSFLWGLPLMREHYASIINLIITHTAYGIPITFLLFRGYYQSLSDEMIEAARLDGASVYSIYRNIVLPLSKPMFAVTLIYQFTQVWNDLLFALVILPSGGGSAAPVTIALNSLTGGIVESFNTQMAGAFVAALPTLLVYVLFGEQFAKGVAGET
- a CDS encoding carbohydrate ABC transporter permease — its product is MQRLKDVLRRIPPGNREEANPGRTDGDERGEGSGASPELRTDGGEQADGPRGSSELRSDGGATVTGDSAEPAETETRTGGSFLSSDFVKSMPFWLPPFLLMGFFVYGAIGWNLVISLTDFEGLLLPEYKISAFDLEMYRRAFSDPSFWTAAQNTLVLLVAFTTICLVFGLLLAILVDQEIRFENTFRIIYLLPMSLSFVVTAKFWAWMYNPEIGMINVTLRQLGLDFLALQWISNPDTKLAAVIFALIWQFSGYAMVVYLAGLRAIPTAHYEAAKVDGASTLKMYWRVILPQLRASTMSAAVVLMVFALKAFDFLYVMFGNNPGPAADILATLMFREAFGSNNWAYGSAIAIVLFGMALAVVAPYLYSEYRRGEL
- a CDS encoding ABC transporter substrate-binding protein, yielding MTDANEGSDVSRRDYIKAAGAGTIGVTGLAGCMGGGGEGDSTTTTDSGSETTTESSDGGDTTTEDSSSNYNTLEVQHWWTGGDGAAAVEALFEGFKQKHPDIKVNQNPVPGGAGQNLKTVIKKRVLNKNPPSSWQAWPGAHLQPFVDANKLKDIGDSVWGTNDMKSAYKQGPKDVAKPGGKFVTVPINIHRLNNLFYNKKVVESAGVDPSSISKPSDLVSAMKKVENKTDAVGMAHQTKSAWSTSQLWAQVLLGEYGRETYVAFTEGKVEANKKAIKDSLSIVKEYKQYFNDDAGSISWTEANKKVINGEAAFFHQGDWAAGMYRGQDGFEFEKDWGQVPFPGTDGIYALNMDSFPFPKNNPSPKATEKFLQYCGSVEAQERFNPKKGSIPPRTDVPKDKFGPFLSRQMDDFANSESQVKSIQHGLAIPPEAKSNFGDAMSTFTSGWNVDKTYKQLTQAFN
- a CDS encoding class II fumarate hydratase; this translates as MSDEDYRIEEDSLGEMQVPTDAYWGAQTQRALQNFPISGITFGRRFVRALGVVKKSAARANRDLELIPEDKADAIVEAADEVIEGRHDDQFPVDVFQTGSGTSTNMNANEVIANRATEIYGGEVGTREIHPNDHVNFGQSSNDVIPTAMHVASLEAVEKDLLPALDSLREALEAKEAEFDGVVKTGRTHLQDATPVRLGQEFGGYRTQVEKGLARLDHVRDHLSELALGGTAVGTGLNTHPDFPEKAAEYISEETGVEFREADDHFEAQAAHDAMSEAHGALRTIAGSLNKIANDLRLLASGPRNGLGELEQPENQPGSSIMPGKINPVVAEAVNQVHKQVVGNDAAVSAGAAEGQIDLNLYKPVLAHNFLQSAELLANASEVFGEKFVRKLEANEEHVERQVEQSMALATALNPHIGYDKASDAAKTALKEDKTVKQVVVEKGYLSEEEAEEVIDPEKMTHRGILGSDD
- a CDS encoding DUF5788 family protein, which translates into the protein MNERQRRRLLDRTQRSSATVGREIPDELTVQGTTIDLNEFVFECKRLDTIPDDERDRIEAMKTKLKRERLERKQRIDREDITYEEGERLVRSIYGIDRALNALEGLDSPSIGEELRQKKLSDARELLSLIRQTQE
- a CDS encoding DUF7351 domain-containing protein; this encodes MNDGESDPTEVFDLVGNSTRMNVLRALASAHSDAPTDPWLEYGELQEAAGVSDNGNFNYHLDQLDDLVVKREAGYRLSRIGMGVVSTVTSGFFDPKWTWGPVDAPGDCLYCDDSPQLRYEDGILWLGCGTDDHDVPLSVPPSLLDTHPEEDVVEQIAFLENQWSAQTRRGICSECQGYVDGEIEFGGARADHYHYHGHCHRCGFQHGIPVGLFLVGHPAVVNFFYERGIDVRATPFWTLEFCKPGSETVLSESPLRLRVDVTHDGETLSLTLNREGSVVSTERTEGPAEASAEREP